DNA from Paludisphaera mucosa:
CGGCGTGCCCGAACCCACGACGGTCCTCGCCTGGACCCTGGTGGTCGGCGGCTTCGCCTGGAAGGCCCGCGGCCGCAAGGCCAAGGGCGTCGCCTGAGGTCTGAGGGTTGTCGAAACACGGCATAGAACGCATCCCTGCGCGAAGCGGCGGCCCGATCCAAGGGTCGCCGCTTTTTTCATCGGTCCCGCCGCCGGCTCGGATTCCCCCCTTTCCTAGATACGGGCCGCCCCCCTTCCCTGTTCTTGCTATGGCCCCTTCGTCTTCCCCAGGCCGCTGAGATCGCCACGCCTTCGCGACCGGACGAGTCTACCGCGTTTCCCGGGTCTTCCACGGTCTAGAAACACCGAGGGCGTCCGACTCGCGAGGAGCGGGACGCCCGAATGTTCTCCAACGGCGACGGCCGGCGGCGTCAGCGCGACGAGTAGCCGGGCCCGACGACGGTGATCCGTTCGCGGAAACGATCCCCGGACAGCAATTCGAGCGCCGCCTGCAATGCGAGTTGCTTGGAATGCCAGGTCCGGACCTCGCCGCTCACCACCACCTTGCCACGGGTCTCCTCGACCATGAGGTTCCGGATGCGCCCGTAGGTGTAGCGACGCACTTGATCCGCCACCTGCTCCGTCAGCGACGTCATTTCCACGGGTTCGAGAGGCTCCATGGAACCTGACTCCACTTAATTAGACGATTCGTGATGACAATCATGAAGCAAGAGGCAAGCCGGTCTCACGAACGCGGTCGTCCATCCAGCTTGACACGACCAGCCTAGAACACAAGGAAAAAGCCGTCGGCTTTTTCCTTCGTTATTCATGAACTGGAAACATGATCAAGCAAAACACGGGCCGACGAGAGGGCGACCGAAAGATCCGTCGCCTGAGTTCGCGCGACTTTAGGCGATAGCGGGCCTGCTCAATCCTCGCGCGGCCGCGAGAGCCGGATGAGCAGCATTTCGAGGACCACGCGGGGGTTGAGCTGGCTCCCCCCCTTGACGTCGAGATCGGCCTGGAGGAGGTCGGCCGGGAGCCGATCGACGCGGCTCGGGCCGAGGTGGGTATGCTGGCGGACGACCTGCTGCTCCAGGAACGGCGGGACGCCGGCCGCCTTGCAGGCTTCCGAGACGCTCAGCCTGGCCGCCCGGAGCCGGCCGGCGTTGTAGACGCGGATCAGCGTGGAGGACATCTGTGCCAGCAGCTTGACCGGATGTTCGCCCTTGGCGATCAGGTCGTCCAGCAGTCGGGCCGCCTGCTCGCCCCGTCCTTCGGTGGCCGCGTTGACGACGTCCCAGATTTCCTCGATGCGCCCGGCCTCGACGAATCGGGCGACGTCCTCGCGGCGGATCTCGCCGACGTGGGCCGTGGCGATCGCCAGCTTCTCGACCTCCGCGACAAGGATCCCCAGCTCGGGCCCGACCAGTTCCAGCAGGAGCTTCGCCGCGTCCGGTCCCAATTTCGACTCGGCCCTCGTCGCGTAGGCGGGGAGCCAGCGGATCAGGTCGGACTCGCTCGGGCTCGAACAGTCGATCGGCAGCCCCGCCTTGGCCGCCGACTTGGCGAGCCTCGTGTTGCTGGGCCACGTGCGGACGGCCAAGATCAGGCATCCCGAAGAGCTGGGGGCGTCGACGTAGGCCTCCAGCTCCTTGCGATACGCGGTCACGAACGGGTCCGCCTCCTCGACGAGGGCCACCCGGCGCTTCGAGAAGAACGGCAGCGTGCGCAGCTCGTCGACGACGTCCGCGAGCTTCGCCGAGGCTCCCTCGAACCGCACCACGCCGACGTCCGCCTCGTCGCCGGGGATCTCCTCCCGGATCGACCGCCGGATGGCCTCCCGGCGCAGGTAGGCGTCGTCGCCGTACACGACGTAGACGGGCCTTCCGCCCGGTCCCGAGGCTTGCTTCAACCAGTCCAGGCCCCTCATCGCACCTCCCGAACGCACCGCGTCCGATCCCCCCGCATCCTGCCAGATTCCCGCACCGCTGACGAGAGCGGTCGGCCCGCGACGGATTCCGCCGGAATCACCTTGACCGCGATTGGACGAGATATACAATCGATTGAAACGCTCGTTTGAAACCCATGTTTTAGACGCTTCAGGGACGAATGGCCATTCCGGACACGACGAAGGCGCGACTGGTTGAGGCGGCGGGGCGGGAGTTCGCCGAGAAGGGTTTCGAACTGGCCCGGATCAGGACGATCTGCGACCGGGCCGGGGCGAACCTGGCGGCGGTGAACTACCACTTCGGCGACAAGGAGCAGCTCTACCGGGCCGTGCTGCTGGAGGCGTACAAGCGGCGAAGCTCGGTGGTGACCCCGACGATCGGCGACGTCCCCCCGGCGGAGAAACTTCGGGCGTTCATCCGCTTCTTCTTCGAGCAGGTGGTGGCCGGCTCCGACGAGGACACGTGGCAGGCCCAGCTCATCATGCGGGAGATCTTCTCCCCCACCTCGGCGCTCGACGCGGTGATCCAGGAGTGGATCCGTCCGCGGTTCGAGCTGCTGAAGTCGATCGTGCGGGAGATCCGCCCGGAGGCCGACGACCGCCGGCTGAACGTGCTCTGCTTCAGCATCGTCGGCCAGTGCCTCATGTACCGGATGACTCGCGAGGTGACGGGAAGGCTGATCGGCCCGGAGGGTTTGGGGCGGCTCGACATCGCCTATCTCGCCGACCACGTCGCGACGTTCTCGCTCGCGGCGCTGGGCCTCGGGCCCCCGGCGGGGCGGGACGCGGATCCGCGAGCATAAGGATCACGGCATGAACTGGATCGCGATCAAGATGCTGGTGGGCGACCGGGCCAAGTTCGCGGGGATCGTGATCGGCCTGACGTTCGCGGCCGCCCTGATCACGCAGCAGGGCTCGATCTTCTGCGGCCTGATGCTCCGCACCTGCGCCTTGATCTCGGACGTCACCGGGGCGGACCTCTGGGTGA
Protein-coding regions in this window:
- the holA gene encoding DNA polymerase III subunit delta; protein product: MRGLDWLKQASGPGGRPVYVVYGDDAYLRREAIRRSIREEIPGDEADVGVVRFEGASAKLADVVDELRTLPFFSKRRVALVEEADPFVTAYRKELEAYVDAPSSSGCLILAVRTWPSNTRLAKSAAKAGLPIDCSSPSESDLIRWLPAYATRAESKLGPDAAKLLLELVGPELGILVAEVEKLAIATAHVGEIRREDVARFVEAGRIEEIWDVVNAATEGRGEQAARLLDDLIAKGEHPVKLLAQMSSTLIRVYNAGRLRAARLSVSEACKAAGVPPFLEQQVVRQHTHLGPSRVDRLPADLLQADLDVKGGSQLNPRVVLEMLLIRLSRPRED
- a CDS encoding CerR family C-terminal domain-containing protein, with product MAIPDTTKARLVEAAGREFAEKGFELARIRTICDRAGANLAAVNYHFGDKEQLYRAVLLEAYKRRSSVVTPTIGDVPPAEKLRAFIRFFFEQVVAGSDEDTWQAQLIMREIFSPTSALDAVIQEWIRPRFELLKSIVREIRPEADDRRLNVLCFSIVGQCLMYRMTREVTGRLIGPEGLGRLDIAYLADHVATFSLAALGLGPPAGRDADPRA
- a CDS encoding BON domain-containing protein; its protein translation is MEPLEPVEMTSLTEQVADQVRRYTYGRIRNLMVEETRGKVVVSGEVRTWHSKQLALQAALELLSGDRFRERITVVGPGYSSR